The following are encoded in a window of Nitrospinota bacterium genomic DNA:
- a CDS encoding glycosyltransferase, whose protein sequence is MRSVCFRTYRPKYSGYGYGTLEFASALKKYGYEFDLEYALEESKPTKRDIVIHSGFPHFFRIEKGKINIARVMLESDSLPRLWAEILNGMDEVWVAATFNAKTFAKGGVDKKKIFVIPDMAVLPDQGEKRAVNKKVDVKSGPFRFLSVFLDLSLRKGWDVMLEEFVFTFGGSPDVEWVVQCASDSALELKERLKALAESGFPVGNITVLGKRPSREEMVSLYASADCYVLPSRGEGFGRPYLEAASMGLPVIATGWGGQLDFLNKRNSRLLKYKLVKVPAPDALDCYFLAGQKWAEPSGNDLSFALKESLDRSRFEPVDCSKFSEESVMKLVNRRLEKVKKYSRPGKVLKPEIIVYDKEWNEKFPSPKQFAGMLRKTGKRFAIAGTGWNAGWLAEFLEKEKLKVEFFIDRKAGRFAGKKVMDVRKISGKEAVDAILISTYPGSFAEWVEMLSEKQRAIPVIFYRQAD, encoded by the coding sequence ATGAGATCGGTCTGTTTCCGCACCTACCGCCCGAAATATTCCGGCTATGGGTACGGCACCCTCGAGTTCGCGAGCGCGCTGAAGAAATATGGATACGAGTTTGACCTGGAATACGCCCTTGAAGAATCGAAACCGACAAAAAGGGATATCGTGATCCACTCCGGTTTTCCCCACTTTTTCCGCATTGAAAAGGGGAAGATAAACATCGCGCGTGTGATGCTCGAATCCGATTCTCTTCCGCGCCTATGGGCCGAAATCCTGAACGGAATGGACGAAGTCTGGGTAGCGGCGACCTTCAACGCGAAGACGTTCGCCAAGGGGGGGGTCGACAAGAAGAAGATCTTCGTAATTCCCGATATGGCAGTATTACCGGATCAGGGAGAGAAACGCGCAGTCAATAAAAAGGTGGATGTAAAATCCGGGCCGTTCAGGTTCCTCTCGGTGTTCCTCGATCTCTCTTTGAGAAAGGGTTGGGACGTAATGCTGGAAGAGTTCGTTTTCACCTTTGGCGGAAGTCCCGATGTGGAGTGGGTTGTACAGTGCGCTTCCGATTCCGCTCTCGAACTGAAGGAGCGCCTCAAAGCGCTGGCGGAATCGGGCTTCCCGGTCGGCAACATAACCGTCCTCGGCAAACGACCTTCGCGCGAAGAGATGGTCTCGCTTTACGCGTCTGCCGACTGTTATGTCCTCCCGTCAAGGGGTGAAGGTTTCGGAAGACCGTATCTTGAGGCGGCGTCGATGGGTCTCCCCGTAATAGCTACCGGCTGGGGGGGGCAGCTTGATTTTCTGAATAAACGGAACAGCCGTCTGCTGAAGTACAAGCTGGTGAAGGTTCCCGCGCCTGACGCGCTAGACTGCTATTTCCTCGCCGGACAAAAATGGGCGGAGCCTTCGGGGAACGACCTCTCGTTTGCGCTAAAGGAATCGCTGGATCGATCCCGTTTCGAGCCTGTCGATTGTTCAAAGTTTTCTGAAGAGTCGGTGATGAAACTGGTGAACAGGCGGCTGGAAAAAGTAAAGAAGTATTCCCGCCCGGGGAAGGTGTTGAAACCGGAGATAATCGTTTACGACAAAGAGTGGAACGAAAAGTTCCCTTCGCCAAAGCAGTTCGCAGGGATGTTGAGGAAAACCGGAAAAAGATTCGCGATTGCGGGAACGGGGTGGAACGCGGGGTGGCTGGCGGAATTCCTGGAAAAGGAGAAGTTAAAGGTAGAGTTTTTCATCGACCGCAAGGCCGGGCGCTTCGCAGGAAAAAAGGTGATGGATGTAAGGAAGATTTCCGGCAAGGAAGCTGTCGACGCGATCCTCATCTCCACATATCCGGGTTCGTTTGCCGAGTGGGTCGAGATGCTAAGCGAGAAACAGAGAGCCATCCCGGTGATCTTCTACCGTCAGGCAGATTAA
- a CDS encoding tetratricopeptide repeat protein, which yields MGVGSGISFCVITGGFRPDRMENLIRSIIRMEVPNYEILVCGWHPGGETDGRIDYVEKRDWAGRAEVCRMRNFNAARAKFDTIIILDDDVEFTPTWWREVRVLGDFDLAGCRGVDGNGNRWWDWQRVERGNPLSAPALLEYGETHPDAYISGYFMMMRKSVWEAVKFDESRRNYQHDDIDFCHRVTDKGYSLKVFPQATVIHHVDLRGRDESENARREFIAKNAELKSVGDEARFYLSMKEYLKAIPLYKKVAKNDPSFRTYYNLGYCYQQLGALGNAARYYLQAIEVSGSEDTPRLASAYLHLGEIFIKKGHYEYAEGSLKKALAFLPENRRAEELLDSLTGAILAR from the coding sequence ATGGGTGTCGGATCCGGCATATCTTTTTGCGTAATAACCGGCGGGTTCAGGCCCGACCGGATGGAAAACCTGATTCGGAGCATCATCCGCATGGAGGTTCCGAACTACGAGATACTCGTGTGCGGATGGCATCCCGGCGGTGAGACGGACGGGCGGATCGATTACGTCGAGAAGCGCGACTGGGCCGGGAGAGCGGAGGTCTGCCGCATGCGAAACTTCAATGCCGCGCGGGCAAAATTCGATACCATTATTATTCTCGACGATGACGTGGAATTCACGCCAACATGGTGGCGAGAGGTGCGGGTACTGGGCGATTTCGACCTCGCCGGATGCCGGGGAGTTGACGGCAACGGCAACAGATGGTGGGATTGGCAGAGAGTCGAGAGGGGTAATCCTCTCTCGGCTCCTGCCCTACTCGAGTACGGGGAGACCCACCCCGACGCCTACATAAGCGGATACTTCATGATGATGAGGAAAAGCGTCTGGGAGGCGGTGAAGTTCGATGAATCGCGCCGCAATTACCAGCATGACGATATAGATTTCTGCCACCGGGTCACCGACAAGGGGTATTCCCTGAAGGTGTTTCCGCAGGCTACGGTTATTCATCACGTCGACCTCCGCGGGCGGGATGAAAGTGAAAACGCCAGGAGGGAATTCATTGCAAAGAACGCCGAGTTGAAATCTGTAGGTGATGAAGCCCGGTTCTACCTCTCTATGAAGGAATACCTGAAGGCGATACCTCTTTACAAGAAGGTGGCGAAGAATGATCCATCTTTCAGGACTTATTACAATCTCGGCTACTGCTATCAGCAGCTGGGCGCACTAGGGAACGCGGCGCGCTACTATCTCCAGGCGATAGAGGTGAGCGGCAGCGAGGATACTCCCAGGCTCGCCTCGGCGTATCTACACCTCGGAGAGATATTCATCAAGAAGGGGCATTACGAATACGCCGAAGGGTCGCTTAAAAAGGCTCTCGCGTTCCTCCCTGAAAACAGGAGAGCCGAAGAGCTTCTCGATTCGCTCACAGGCGCTATACTGGCAAGATGA
- a CDS encoding B12-binding domain-containing radical SAM protein: MKIVLSNSVGIGSDGERYVHFPSRWSAVESPSWYDHRKGRMTFYPFMLAYGSALLKRETEFDVKFLDPNLNDWNHSESLKNIVNEKPDWLVMESSTLSFDMDMKLALAAREECGCKLIFAGQHPSAFPEEALKAGADVVCIGEYEFTLLEFFKSAHPEKVAGIYPNGRRELADPNLLPWPEDDDVRRIDYIEPVVSRYREVEMFSSRGCPLACNFCVASNVYYGGAGSWRPRNVDDVTNEIAAMKSKYPEMEGVFFDDEIHNGRKEFTMELCRSIVDKGLDTLKYNAMCGYWNMDSEMLSAMKRAGYYRLRVGIETADSGVAKRIGKSHSMKRLYRALECAASEGIEVYGTFTYGATGSSAESDRGTTELVKDLLRKGLLCDIQISICTPQPGTPFFKEARESGRLAGDDWKKFDGGRNVIAGYPHYSSKEIEQVVSEARRASSLFGGATRFAGVDFSDVGEFLSACEGNILIIGSGPAWQSEKILDEIKTAGCISRTHMLARKDLKGEFAERVNITTFGDGPLTIESLGDETLRSIKEKNISSVIVQVNHNRADISDYEEIFRLAETVCPSMAAVNVSGNVLPVPLPKAGEAAGSK, translated from the coding sequence ATGAAGATCGTTCTTTCCAATTCCGTCGGTATCGGTTCCGATGGCGAAAGGTATGTGCACTTCCCTTCGAGATGGTCGGCGGTCGAATCGCCATCATGGTACGACCACAGAAAGGGGAGGATGACCTTCTACCCCTTCATGCTCGCGTACGGTTCGGCCCTTTTGAAACGGGAGACGGAGTTCGACGTGAAATTCCTCGACCCGAACCTCAACGACTGGAACCATTCGGAATCGCTGAAAAATATCGTTAATGAAAAACCTGACTGGCTCGTTATGGAGAGTTCCACGCTCTCGTTCGACATGGATATGAAGCTCGCGCTTGCCGCCAGGGAAGAGTGCGGATGCAAATTGATCTTTGCGGGCCAGCACCCCTCCGCCTTTCCGGAAGAGGCGTTGAAAGCAGGAGCCGATGTCGTCTGCATAGGCGAATACGAATTCACTCTACTTGAGTTTTTCAAATCAGCTCATCCTGAAAAGGTCGCGGGTATCTATCCGAACGGGCGAAGGGAGCTGGCCGATCCGAATCTTCTCCCTTGGCCGGAAGACGACGACGTCCGCCGGATAGACTACATCGAGCCGGTTGTCAGCAGGTATCGTGAGGTCGAGATGTTTTCAAGCCGTGGTTGCCCGCTGGCGTGCAACTTCTGCGTGGCGTCCAACGTCTATTACGGCGGAGCCGGGAGCTGGAGGCCGAGAAACGTCGACGACGTTACCAATGAGATTGCGGCAATGAAATCGAAGTACCCGGAGATGGAAGGTGTCTTCTTCGACGATGAAATACATAACGGCAGGAAGGAATTCACGATGGAGCTTTGCCGCTCTATCGTTGACAAGGGGCTGGATACGCTGAAGTACAACGCCATGTGCGGATACTGGAACATGGACAGCGAGATGCTCTCCGCGATGAAGAGGGCCGGGTATTACCGCCTTCGCGTAGGTATTGAGACAGCCGACAGCGGAGTGGCGAAGCGGATAGGGAAGAGCCATTCGATGAAGAGGCTCTACCGGGCGCTTGAGTGCGCCGCCAGCGAAGGGATAGAGGTCTACGGCACGTTCACCTACGGCGCGACAGGATCGTCTGCGGAAAGCGACAGGGGGACGACTGAATTGGTAAAGGATCTTCTGCGAAAAGGCCTTTTGTGCGATATTCAGATATCGATCTGCACACCGCAACCCGGCACGCCATTCTTCAAGGAGGCAAGGGAATCAGGGAGACTCGCCGGAGATGACTGGAAAAAATTCGACGGCGGGCGGAATGTGATCGCGGGATACCCCCACTACTCTTCAAAGGAAATTGAACAGGTGGTCAGCGAAGCGAGGCGCGCGTCGTCGCTTTTCGGAGGCGCGACACGGTTTGCCGGGGTTGATTTTTCGGATGTAGGGGAGTTCCTCTCTGCCTGCGAAGGAAATATCCTGATTATCGGTTCCGGCCCCGCATGGCAGAGCGAAAAGATATTGGACGAGATCAAAACCGCCGGGTGCATCTCCCGAACGCATATGCTCGCGAGGAAAGACCTGAAAGGGGAGTTTGCAGAAAGGGTGAACATAACCACTTTCGGGGACGGCCCGTTGACCATCGAGAGCCTTGGCGATGAAACCTTGCGGAGCATTAAAGAGAAAAACATCTCTTCGGTTATCGTTCAGGTAAACCATAACAGGGCCGACATCTCCGATTACGAGGAGATATTCCGGCTTGCAGAAACAGTCTGTCCGAGCATGGCGGCGGTGAACGTCAGCGGTAATGTTCTTCCAGTTCCTTTGCCGAAGGCGGGAGAGGCAGCCGGATCGAAATGA
- a CDS encoding class I SAM-dependent methyltransferase: protein MYVIPGHLKNSSEPWAVALAGMYREKASYPAPLSPAQGDLLRTFIANIAPSTVLEIGCYIGISSLWIAAGLEQAGGDGILHGVDRFNTIKPWLPHFSEPVEDPKGLAESYIRKAGLSHRVKFHKGDSCVNGKEVAASLDGLDILFIDGDHTEEGCANDFNALSPFVKNGGYIILHDIYPEHCGWDGPRKLIDGRLKNDPGYELLEIHTSPADYGIALIRKLG from the coding sequence ATGTATGTCATACCGGGTCATCTGAAGAACTCGTCCGAACCGTGGGCTGTCGCGCTGGCAGGGATGTACCGCGAAAAAGCATCCTATCCGGCGCCTCTTTCACCGGCACAGGGGGACCTCCTCCGCACCTTCATCGCGAACATCGCCCCGTCGACCGTCCTTGAGATAGGATGCTACATCGGGATATCATCCCTCTGGATTGCCGCTGGACTGGAACAGGCGGGTGGTGACGGAATTCTGCATGGCGTCGACAGATTCAACACTATCAAACCGTGGCTCCCCCACTTCTCCGAGCCGGTGGAAGATCCAAAAGGGCTTGCGGAGAGTTACATCAGGAAAGCGGGGCTTTCCCACCGCGTAAAATTTCACAAAGGGGATTCCTGCGTGAATGGGAAAGAAGTTGCCGCATCGCTTGACGGCCTGGACATTCTCTTCATCGACGGCGATCACACGGAAGAGGGGTGCGCGAATGATTTTAATGCGCTATCACCGTTTGTAAAGAACGGGGGGTATATCATCCTGCATGATATCTACCCGGAACATTGCGGATGGGACGGGCCGAGGAAATTGATAGATGGAAGATTGAAGAACGATCCTGGCTATGAACTGCTCGAAATTCACACCTCGCCAGCCGACTACGGCATAGCTTTGATCAGAAAGCTAGGATAA